ATGGTTCAGCTTTTCGCTGCCACCACTTTTTCGGTGGTTTAGTCTCTTCTAATATGTCATCGGTTAAATTAGAATTTTTTTCACTTTCCCAATTGATTTTCACCCTGTTCCAACGTTCCTTTTTCAAACGTATGTATTGACCTGTATATCTGAAAACATCTTGTTCATAACGAGATACACAATCCTCTATTTTCAAAAGCTGTGCCACTCAGAACACCTCACATCCATGAAGAAATTATCGGAATCAATATTGAAGCGAGTAAAGCCGAAATCGTCATTGCCACAGATCCTATTGCGGCTGCTTGATGGCCATATTCAAGGGATTTAGCTGTGCCAATTGCGTGTGAGGCTGCTCCTAACCCCAAGCCTCTTCCCATCTCACTTTCTATGTTAAACCATTTAAATAAATAAGGAGCCATGATGACACCACCCATACCTGCAACCATTACAAATACAACTGCAATTGACGGCATTCCTCCGGTCATTTTGGCGATTTCCATTGCGACAGGTGTCGTTACTGATTTAGGTAACAGTGAATAAATCACATTTTCTGGCGCGCCAACCCACTTTGCTAAGATCAGTCCAGACAGCACACCAATAGAAACGCCTGTAAAAGTCCCAACGAGTAGAGGCATCATATAACGTACGATCAACCCGCGATAGATGTATAACGGATAAGCCAGTGCAACGACTGCAGGTCCAAGTAATTTGTCTATCCATTCAGCACCTGACATATAGAAGCTATAAGAAAAGTCCATCAAGAAAAGGAAAACAATAATTAAAGTCGTTGCAGTAATGATCGGAATCGTGAAGGGATACTTCTTCCATTTATAGATTTGTATACCTAGCACATATAACCCAATTGTAAGTAAAACAAAAAATAGTTCAATCAAGCCCTCATTCATGCGAACCCTTCTTCAATTCTTTTGACATCAACCATTCTAGTATTTTGGCGGATATGACCATGACAAGAATCGTACTCGCTAACACCACAGGAATAAGGAGTAGCCCCTTTCCTTTAAAAACAAAACCAAATTCCATCACCCCTACCGTAACGGGAATGAAGAAAAGAGGTAAATGAGATAGTAAGAAATGACAACCCTCTTGCACCCATGCTAATGGCATCATTTTAGTGAGCAATAGAATAAATAAGAGTAGCATGCCAATCATACTACCAGGCATAGTTAAGTGGAACGACTCTTGAATCCATACACCTACAAGATAAATACCGTACAATAGAAAAACTTGCAAAGATCCGATTACAATTTTATACATGAGCTAAAAATCCTTCCCGAGCTTGAAGCGATGATAAGGGACGTATTTTTGTTCATTTTTCGGATATATTTCATACAAAATTACTTCATTTACGCTCCACTTGAGGCCTTGAAGGTGATTTGGCTCAGGCAAGGATTGTGTGATTGGCGTCTTTCCACCCCAACGCTTCCCTAGCGTAATATGCGGACAAAACGGCCTTGAATCCACTTCGAAACCCGCTTGGCTGCAGCTATTCTTAACTTTTTCGTGGAGTGATTGAAGCTCTGTTGATGACTTAAGCCCAACCCATGAAACGCGTGGTGTCTCAGGATTTCCAAACACGCCAGTAGAGTCTAGCTCTATTTCAAACGCGTTCATCGACTCCACATTAAGGTGATCAATAACTTTGTCAGCTGCTTGCTCAGAAGTTGCACCTAGAAATTGTAATGTAATATGATAATCACCTAAGCTTGTCCATTTTTTTAATGGAAGGATCTCTTTTACACTTTGCGCGTATGTATATATTTTCATTTGTATATGTTCAGGTATTGGAATTGCTAAGAAAGTATGTCGATCCATTCTATGACCTCCGAATCTATATACAACAGTTTATCAGAAATAGAGAATGACTTGTATGCAAACCCTAACGATATAAAGACCGTTTAATTAGAGCTGATTACTAGGATTTGATATACTATTATCAAAGTACCGAATATAAAGGACGTGTTTAGAAATGCGTGTAGTCAATAGTATAGCTGAATTAATTGGAGATACACCTTTTGTAAAATTAAACCGTCTCCCAGATCCGAATGGTGCAGACGTATATGTAAAATTAGAAGCATTCAACCCGAGTGGAAGCATAAAGGACCGTGCAGCATTCAACATGCTGAAGGAAGCTGAAGAAAAGGGCATTCTGAAAGCTGGCTCGACGATCATAGAGCCTACCTCAGGAAATACGGGAATCGGTTTAGCAATGAACGCAGCCGCTAAAGGCTACAAATCAATTATCGTCATGCCAGATACGATGACACAAGAAAGAATTAATCTCCTTAAGGCATATGGTGCAAAAGTTGTTTTAACACCTGGAGAAGATAAAATGCCTGGCGCGATCGAAAAGGCGAAGGAATTAGCAGAGCAAATTCCGAATAGCTTCATGCCAATGCAGTTCGAAAATCCAGCAAACCCTGATGCACATCGCCAAACAACTGCAATCGAAGTGTTAGATGCAGCAAAGCACATCGGGAAGAATTTCAAAACTTTCGTTGCTCCAGCCGGAACAGGTGGAACGATTACAGGTACTGGTGAAACCTTGAAAAAGCACATGCCTGAATTGCACATCAAGGTCGTTGAACCTGAAGGCTCTCCCGTTCTATCTGGTGGAAAGCCCGGAAAACACAAGCTTGTCGGTACGAGTCCGGGATTCATTCCAGATATTTTAAACCAAGAAGTCTATGATGAAATCATCCGGATTAAAGATGACGAAGCATATGAAACAACGCGTAAACTTGCGAGTGAGGAAGGGATTCTCGTTGGTCCTTCGTCTGGTGCTTCTGTCTACGCAGCGTTACAAGCTGCAAAGGAATTAACACCTGATGATGTTGTCATTGCCATGACTTGTGACTCTGGTGAGCGTTACCTTTCAAGTGATTTATTTGATTTTGATGAAGAATAGGATAATGTGCAAAACGACCTCTTACAATTAGCTGAGAGGTCGTTTTTTATGATTTATGAAGTTGCCGCAGGTGCGCCGGAAACAACCTTGAGGTTAATCAGTAATAAGACCAACCCAACTGCCGTTGTAATCCCAAAGAATAAGTACAACCCGAATAAGGAAAATGCATCATAAATAATGCCTCCGATAAATGTACAGAACCAACTTCCGAGTCCATTGCCCATTGAACTATATAAGGCTACAGCCGTTGCCTTCACATCATCTGGAGCAATTTTTCGAACGTATTGAAGAGCAGCAGGTATGAACAATCCAATTGAAAATCCTTGTGCAATTGTTGTTGCATATACAGCCACTAAGCTAGGTTCTGTAAAATAATAAAACCACCGAATAGAGGAAATCAATGTGGCAGCGATTAAGATTTTTTCGTACCCTGCCTTACGAATCCAACCACCGGAGAATTTCATGAACGGCGCTTCACTACCGGCCGCTAGTAAGAAGGCAAGTCCAACACCCGCAAGCGTACCTCCCAACTCCTGAATATATAGTCCAAAGTAGAAGTTATTCGAATGAATCGGACCAAAGACACAGAACGTTGTAAATAAAAAGAGGATGAACTTCGGCATTTTAATCAGTCGAACAAAACCAGACCGCAAGTCCACTTGTAAGGAATTGCTCTCTTTTGGCATCGATAGGACGAAGATTGTACAAATCAGTAATGCCGCTGTAAAGCTATAGAAAATGAGTGTTAAGCCTAATTTTTCAGCAAGGGACCCCATTAGGTAAACCGCCATCGCAAAACCAAGTGCACCCCATAAGCGGTAATTTCCGTAGTCTTTCTTATTCGCCATCACATAATTAAGTGTGATACTGTCCGATACCGGTACGACAGCACTTTGGAAGACTGCGAGCATAATTGAAATTAAGATAAAGCCCATATAAGAATCCATATAAACGAACGGAAGCGCAATGAATGCACTCATCGTTAATGTGAAAATCAGAACCGCCCTCGGCCGCCTCGTATAATCACAAATGATCCCCCAAATCGGCTGAGCGATGATCATGACAACTGGACTGACTGACATAATTGCCCCGATTTGTGTCCCTGATAAACCAACATCTTGCTTCAAATAAACACTTAATAATGGAAAAAGCGTACCGAAACCGAAGAAAATAAAGAAGTAGAATAAACTAATATTAACTGGAATCCGTTCAAATTTAAGTCTCATAAGCGATCTCCTGACTAAAACATAAATAATTACTCTGTAGATTGTAACGCAAGTCATGGAAAATGCAATTTTTTTATTGTGATGAAATGGGAGAAAATTTATCATTGAATAAAAGGAGGAATGTGTATTGATTTTGAAATACCGCAATGAATCGAATGAATTGAAAATAATGAGATCGTTACATGTACGGATGAATTTATTTGAACAAGATGAAATGTACTATCACAGCCTTGAAAAAGGATACGCAGGTGAAGTTGTGTTTGATGAAATAGTTCAGCCTCTTGAAGAAGGACGGATATTCATTAATGATTTGATACTTGAGCACAACAATACGATGTTTCAAACCGATTCCCTAATCATCACAACCCCAAAGATCCACCTCTTCGAAGTTAAAAATTTTGAAGGTGACTTTTATATCGAGAAAGACATATGGTATTCGATGTCATCTGAGAAACAAATTAAGAATCCCATCCATCAATTACACCGCAATGAAGTTTTACTCAGGGGCATACTAACGTCACTTGGCAATAAAACGCCGATTGAATGTCACTTGATTTTTGTTAATCCAGAATTCCAGTTGTATCAAGCCCCTCGTAACTTACCGATCATTTTCCCCTCTCAGATTAAAAAATTCATGAACAAATTGGAAAGAGAACAATCACACATTACGAACAAACACACTGCGTTAGCTAAAAAACTCCTCTCGCATCACATTGTGAACCCCCCAC
This Pseudalkalibacillus berkeleyi DNA region includes the following protein-coding sequences:
- a CDS encoding MFS transporter; protein product: MRLKFERIPVNISLFYFFIFFGFGTLFPLLSVYLKQDVGLSGTQIGAIMSVSPVVMIIAQPIWGIICDYTRRPRAVLIFTLTMSAFIALPFVYMDSYMGFILISIMLAVFQSAVVPVSDSITLNYVMANKKDYGNYRLWGALGFAMAVYLMGSLAEKLGLTLIFYSFTAALLICTIFVLSMPKESNSLQVDLRSGFVRLIKMPKFILFLFTTFCVFGPIHSNNFYFGLYIQELGGTLAGVGLAFLLAAGSEAPFMKFSGGWIRKAGYEKILIAATLISSIRWFYYFTEPSLVAVYATTIAQGFSIGLFIPAALQYVRKIAPDDVKATAVALYSSMGNGLGSWFCTFIGGIIYDAFSLFGLYLFFGITTAVGLVLLLINLKVVSGAPAATS
- the cysK gene encoding cysteine synthase A, which produces MRVVNSIAELIGDTPFVKLNRLPDPNGADVYVKLEAFNPSGSIKDRAAFNMLKEAEEKGILKAGSTIIEPTSGNTGIGLAMNAAAKGYKSIIVMPDTMTQERINLLKAYGAKVVLTPGEDKMPGAIEKAKELAEQIPNSFMPMQFENPANPDAHRQTTAIEVLDAAKHIGKNFKTFVAPAGTGGTITGTGETLKKHMPELHIKVVEPEGSPVLSGGKPGKHKLVGTSPGFIPDILNQEVYDEIIRIKDDEAYETTRKLASEEGILVGPSSGASVYAALQAAKELTPDDVVIAMTCDSGERYLSSDLFDFDEE
- a CDS encoding LrgB family protein — its product is MIELFFVLLTIGLYVLGIQIYKWKKYPFTIPIITATTLIIVFLFLMDFSYSFYMSGAEWIDKLLGPAVVALAYPLYIYRGLIVRYMMPLLVGTFTGVSIGVLSGLILAKWVGAPENVIYSLLPKSVTTPVAMEIAKMTGGMPSIAVVFVMVAGMGGVIMAPYLFKWFNIESEMGRGLGLGAASHAIGTAKSLEYGHQAAAIGSVAMTISALLASILIPIISSWM
- a CDS encoding CidA/LrgA family protein; this encodes MYKIVIGSLQVFLLYGIYLVGVWIQESFHLTMPGSMIGMLLLFILLLTKMMPLAWVQEGCHFLLSHLPLFFIPVTVGVMEFGFVFKGKGLLLIPVVLASTILVMVISAKILEWLMSKELKKGSHE
- the thpR gene encoding RNA 2',3'-cyclic phosphodiesterase, whose translation is MDRHTFLAIPIPEHIQMKIYTYAQSVKEILPLKKWTSLGDYHITLQFLGATSEQAADKVIDHLNVESMNAFEIELDSTGVFGNPETPRVSWVGLKSSTELQSLHEKVKNSCSQAGFEVDSRPFCPHITLGKRWGGKTPITQSLPEPNHLQGLKWSVNEVILYEIYPKNEQKYVPYHRFKLGKDF
- a CDS encoding nuclease-related domain-containing protein; the encoded protein is MILKYRNESNELKIMRSLHVRMNLFEQDEMYYHSLEKGYAGEVVFDEIVQPLEEGRIFINDLILEHNNTMFQTDSLIITTPKIHLFEVKNFEGDFYIEKDIWYSMSSEKQIKNPIHQLHRNEVLLRGILTSLGNKTPIECHLIFVNPEFQLYQAPRNLPIIFPSQIKKFMNKLEREQSHITNKHTALAKKLLSHHIVNPPPFRLPDYKYEQLEKGIFCLRCHTMYDYFKGTHLHCKVCGIVEPYQTAVIRTVDEYRLLFPLEKVTTNRIQEWCKVVKSKKAMRNILVNNYTLVGHGKSSYYQ